The Vicia villosa cultivar HV-30 ecotype Madison, WI linkage group LG1, Vvil1.0, whole genome shotgun sequence genome includes a region encoding these proteins:
- the LOC131619656 gene encoding zinc finger protein ZAT18-like, whose protein sequence is MMKRQRENEVNKESMDLATSLMLLSSYRTHQHQKNKTYLQDQFECKTCNRKFSSFQALGGHRASHKKLKLVGDETHKGYDHTNKQPKMHKCSICGQEFKLGQALGGHMRRHRINNEQFSSSSLNHQVITKSSPGLKRSNSIRVMFLELDLNLTPLENDLKMLFGNKAPQVNVSLF, encoded by the coding sequence ATGATGAAGAGACAGAGAGAAAATGAAGTAAATAAAGAGAGCATGGATTTAGCAACAAGTCTAATGCTACTGTCTTCTTATCGTACCCATCAACACCAAAAGAACAAAACATATTTACAAGATCAGTTTGAGTGCAAAACATGCAACCGCAAATTCTCATCTTTTCAAGCACTCGGTGGTCATAGGGCAAGTCACAAGAAACTCAAACTTGTAGGAGATGAAACACACAAGGGGTATGATCATACAAATAAGCAACCGAAAATGCATAAGTGTTCAATTTGTGGACAAGAATTCAAATTGGGTCAAGCTTTGGGTGGACATATGAGAAGGCATAGAATTAATAATGAAcaattttcttcctcttctttgaaTCATCAAGTGATAACAAAATCTTCTCCTGGTTTGAAAAGATCGAATAGTATAAGGGTTATGTTTTTGGAACTTGACTTGAATTTGACacctttagaaaatgatttgaagATGTTGTTTGGAAATAAAGCACCACAAGTAAATGtctctttgttttga
- the LOC131619668 gene encoding kinesin-like protein KIN-5B, which translates to MSMTPDQSKKVGLGMMAASPTPFLTPRPERRRPDSKGSDRNSHRQDKDRETNVQVLLRCRPLSDEEQKGNVPKVVSCNENKREVIVMQNIANKQVDRVFNFDKVFGPKAQQRSIYDQAISPIVNEVLDGFNCTVFAYGQTGTGKTYTMEGGMRNKSGDLTAEAGVIPRAVRQIFDILEAQNADYSMKVTFLELYNEEITDLLSSEDNSSRPIEERIKKPVALMEDGKGCVMLRGLEEESVYSVNEIYTLLERGASKRRTAETLLNKRSSRSHSVFTITVYVKETVIGDEELIKCGKLNLVDLAGSENILRSGAREGRAREAGEINKSLLTLGRVINALVEHSAHVPYRDSKLTRILRDSLGGKTKTCIIATISPSAYCLEETLSTLDYASRAKSIKNKPEANQKVSKAVLLKDLYIEIERMKEDVRAAREKNGVYISHERFATEEAEKKERNEKIEQLENDLNLSQKQVDKFRELYLTEQEQKLDLENELKDCKVNLEETSKNLHDLQENYKLVVSKLKEKECTISKLLKSENSLIERAKEMSMDLQNALDDINLLSSKLDHKERMEAENQKIILNFTSLLNGSLKDLHATIIGSISEQQKQLKCMEDHVSSHLASKSDAAQALESRIKKMTEIYSSGVGTLKELANTLHTKASSDMEQIQNKVSSQTLAVENFLATAVLEANDVIDNIHNSLDEQKQLVTFSVKQQEEGLQQSTILAHAVSEATVKFFDDINMHSSRVMKIVEETENERSHQLTNFEMKFKEEAARDEEEALEKISTILANLTSKRTAMVSEASKNIQDANLQQSKRLQLEMLNMQQVSKDATKEVNEYVENEQSQFVKQIFSVNSFKAAMEDCLLDCSNTVDCSRRQWEKAHLSFNNFHKNNLAEIESTVKKNISTNHALDQKFLAASLSMDSDYDAGTRNLLEDVNGAFMLDHENKKEIDSMTTQWLKQLNSLQDRHDGDISDIHVQAEKSLVKDYLVDKNTSSTSHKKIVLVPSLASIEEMRTQITEDDSAENRLKWAHFESKISHPAENRTPFAEVNCLVRQIDRM; encoded by the exons TGTGCAAGTTTTGCTTCGATGCAG GCCATTGAGTGATGAAGAACAAAAGGGTAATGTTCCTAAGGTTGTGTCATGTAATGAAAACAAAAGGGAAGTGATTGTAATGCAGAATATAGCTAACAAGCAGGTAGATCGAGTTTTTAATTTCGACAAG GTTTTTGGACCTAAAGCACAACAGAGGTCGATATACGATCAAGCCATTTCCCCAATTGTCAATGAAGTTCTTGATGGTTTCAACTGCACCGTCTTTGCTTATGGACAGACAGGGACTGGTAAAACTTATACAATGGAGGGTGGGATGAGAAATAAG AGTGGTGATTTAACTGCTGAGGCTGGTGTTATTCCGAGAGCAGTTCGtcaaatttttgatattttagaaGCCCAGAATGCTGACTACAGCATGAAAGTCACATTCCTTGAGctttataatgaagaaataacCGATCTATTGTCCTCAGAAGACAATTCTTCTAGGCCTATAGAAGAAAGAATCAAGAAACCTGTAGCCCTTATGGAAGATGGAAAAGGTTGCGTGATGTTAAGAGGCCTTGAAGAAGAGTCGGTATATAGTGTAAATGAAATTTATACTCTGTTGGAGCGAGGAGCATCAAAGAGGCGCACTGCAGAGACATTGCTTAACAAGAGAAGCAG CCGTTCCCATTCAGTGTTCACCATTACTGTCTATGTCAAAGAAACTGTAATTGGAGATGAGGAGTTGATTAAGTGTGGCAAGCTTAATCTTGTTGATTTGGCTGGATCGGAAAATATATTGCGTTCTGGAGCACGCGAG GGCCGTGCTAGAGAAGCAGGGGAGATAAACAAGAGCTTACTCACCCTGGGGCGTGTGATAAATGCCCTTGTAGAACATTCTGCCCATGTACCTTACAG AGACAGTAAACTTACAAGGATTTTGCGAGACTCATTAGGAGGGAAAACTAAAACATGCATAATTGCTACTATTAGCCCATCTGCTTATTGCTTGGAAGAAACACTAAGTACCCTAGATTATGCTAGTAGAGCAAAAAGCATAAAGAATAAGCCTGAG GCAAACCAAAAAGTTTCAAAGGCTGTTTTATTGAAGGACTTGTACATTGAGATCGAGAGAATGAAAGAAG ATGTTCGAGCAGCAAGGGAAAAGAATGGTGTATATATTTCCCATGAAAGATTTGCCACGGAAGAAGCTGAAAAGAAg GAAAGGAATGAGAAGATAGAGCAATTAGAGAATGACCTCAACCTTAGTCAGAAA CAAGTGGACAAATTCCGGGAGCTCTATTTGACAGAGCAAGAACAGAAACTGGATTTAGAAAATGAGCTTAAGGATTGCAAG GTGAATTTGGAAGAAACCAGCAAGAACCTGCACGATCTTCAAGAGAATTACAAGCTAGTTGTTTCAAAGTTGAAGGAGAAGGAGTGCACAATTTCCAAGCTACTGAAATCAG AAAATTCCTTGATTGAACGTGCAAAGGAAATGTCTATGGATCTTCAAAACGCATTAGATGATATTAATTTACTGTCTTCAAAGTTGG ATCACAAAGAAAGGATGGAGGCAGAAAACCAAAAAATAATCTTGAATTTTACATCTCTCTTAAATGGGAGCTTAAAAGATTTGCATGCGACCATTATAGGATCTATTTCTGAACAACAGAAACAACTTAAATGCATGGAAGATCATGTTTCCTCTCATCTTGCGAGTAAAAGTGAT GCAGCACAAGCCTTGGAATCAAGGATCAAGAAAATGACCGAAATTTATAGTTCAGGAGTAGGGACCCTGAAGGAGCTAGCAAATACATTGCATACAAAAGCTTCTTCTGATATGGAACAGATACAAAATAAAGTTTCATCACAGACATTGGCTGTTGAGAAT TTTCTTGCCACCGCGGTTCTTGAAGCCAATGATGTGATCGACAACATCCATAATTCTCTTGATGAACAAAAACAGCTAGTAACATTCTCCGTTAAACAGCAAGAGGAA GGATTACAACAAAGTACAATTCTGGCGCATGCGGTTTCAGAGGCAACTGTAAAATTCTTTGATGACATTAATATGCATTCTTCGAGAGTAATGAAAATTGTCGAAGAAACTGAAAATGAGAGGTCCCACCAATTGActaattttgagatgaagttCAAG GAAGAGGCTGCGAGAGATGAGGAGGAGGCCTTAGAGAAAATTTCAACAATTTTGGCAAACTTGACATCTAAGAGAACTGCTATG GTCTCGGAGGCGTCAAAAAATATACAGGACGCAAATTTGCAACAGTCTAAGAGACTGCAGTTAGAGATGTTGAACATGCAGCAAGTTTCTAAAGATGCTACAAAGGAAGTTAATGAGTATGTAGAGAATGAACAAAGCCAATTTGTGAAACAAATATTCTCAGTAAACAGCTTTAAAGCTGCAATGGAGGACTGTCTCCTGGATTG TTCAAATACAGTGGACTGTTCCAGGAGGCAATGGGAAAAAGCTCACTTGTCATTCAACAATTTTCACAAGAATAATCTTGCAGAGATAGAATCTACAGTGAA GAAAAACATCTCGACAAACCATGCTCTGGATCAAAAGTTTTTGGCTGCGTCATTATCTATGGATTCAGATTATGATGCAGGAACACGTAACCTACTAGAAGACGTGAATG GTGCATTCATGTTGGACCATGAGAATAAGAAGGAAATTGATTCTATGACTACTCAGTGGTTGAAACAGCTTAATTCATTACAAGATAGGCATGATGGAGATATATCAGATATCCATGTCCAAGCCGAAAAATCCCTTGTTAAAGATTACCTG gttgaCAAGAACACAAGTTCAACATCTCACAAAAAAATTGTGTTAGTCCCTAGCCTTGCATCCATTGAGGAGATGAGGACACAAATAACTGAAGACGATTCAGCAGAGAACCGGTTAAAATGGGCCCATTTCGAGAGCAAAATTTCGCATCCAGCTGAAAATCGAACTCCTTTTGCAGAGGTGAATTGTCTAGTTAGACAAATAGACAGGATGTAG